A genome region from Oncorhynchus gorbuscha isolate QuinsamMale2020 ecotype Even-year linkage group LG26, OgorEven_v1.0, whole genome shotgun sequence includes the following:
- the LOC124015878 gene encoding intraflagellar transport protein 56-like isoform X4: MILSRVKPAAVGGEIPVNKKTKEKKPPLVEDFLIQRDYLGAITLLEFQRNVGERGEDADLWLAYCAFHLGDYKRAMEEYKALTDKPDCRPDVWVYLACTLFFLGLYKEAEEASRKAPKCQLQNRVLFHLAHKFNDEKQLMGFHQELEDVTEDQLSLASIHYMRSHYQEAIDIYKRILLQNRDFLALNVYVALCYYKLDYYDVSQEVLAVYLQSVPDSTIALNLKACNHFRLYNGKAAETELENLIDISSSSFEFAKELIRHNLVVFRSGEGALQVLPALIDVITEARLNLVIYYLRQDDVQESYQLIKDLEPTTPQEYILKGVVNAALGQEMGSTDHLKIAQQFFQLVGGSASECDTIPGRQCMASCFFLLRQFEDVLIYLNSVKSYFYNDDAFNFNYAQAKAAVGNYREAEEIFLLIQNDKNKSDYVYLSWLARCYIMNQKARLAWELYMKMETSAESFSLLQLIANDCYKMGQFYYSAKAFDILERLDPNPEYWEGKRGACVGIFQLILASREPREALREVLPLLRTTGNPQVEYIIRILKKWAKDNRVSL; encoded by the exons ATG ATTCTGTCCAGAGTAAAGCCAGCAGCTGTTGGTGGGGAGATCCCAGTAAATAAGAAGACAAAAGAAAAAAAGCCACCACTTGTGGAGGACTTCCTAATTCAAAGAGACTATCTGGGGGCCATTACATTGTTGGAG TTTCAGCGCAATGTTGGCGAGCGAGGGGAGGATGCAGACCTGTGGTTGGCCTACTGTGCTTTCCACCTTGGTGACTACAAGAGAGCCATGGAG GAATACAAGGCCCTGACAGACAAACCAGACTGCCGCCCAGATGTGTGGGTCTACCTGGCCTGTACTCTCTTCTTCCTTGGGCTTTACAAAGAAGCAGAGGAGGCTTCACGCAAGG CCCCTAAATGCCAGCTGCAGAATCGAGTACTGTTCCATTTGGCTCACAAG TTCAATGATGAGAAGCAGCTGATGGGTTTCCACCAGGAGTTGGAGGATGTGACAGAGGACCAGCTCAGCCTGGCCTCCATCCACTACATGCGCTCCCACTACCAGGAGGCCATCGACATCTACAAACGCATCCTGCTGCAGAACAG AGACTTCCTGGCCCTGAATGTGTATGTGGCTCTGTGCTACTACAAGCTGGACTACTACGATGTGTCCCAGGAGGTGCTGGCTGTTTACCTGCAGAGCGTCCCAGACTCCACCATCGCTCTCAACCTCAAGGCCTGCAACCACTTCAGGCTCTACAACGGAAAAGCAGCAGAG ACTGAGCTGGAAAACCTGATAGATATCTCCTCCAGCTCCTTTGAGTTTGCCAAGGAGTTAATCCGACACAACCTG GTGGTGTTTCGTAGTGGGGAGGGGGCCCTGCAAGTGCTGCCTGCACTGATTGATGTCATTACTGAGGCTCGTCTCAATCTGGTCATCTACTACCTCAGACAAG atGATGTCCAGGAGTCCTACCAGCTCATCAAAGACTTAGAACCCACCACACCACAG GAGTACATCTTGAAGGGGGTTGTGAATGCTGCACTCGGACAGGAGATGGGGTCG ACAGATCATCTGAAGATTGCTCAGCAGTTTTTCCAGCTGGTTGGTGGCTCAGCTAGCGAATGTG ACACTATCCCTGGCAGACAGTGCATGGCTTCTTGTTTCTTTCTGCTCAGGCAGTTTGAAGATGTGCTCATCTACCTCAATTCTGTCAAG AGTTACTTCTACAATGATGACGCATTCAACTTCAACTATGCACAGGCCAAAGCTGCTGTTGGCAACTACAGGGAGGCAGAAGAG ATCTTCCTGTTGATTCAAAATGACAAGAACAAGAGTGACTATGTGTACCTGAGCTGGCTGGCACGCTGCT ACATTATGAACCAGAAGGCCCGTCTGGCCTGGGAGCTCTACATGAAGATGGAGACCTCAGCAGAGTCCTTCAGCCTCCTGCAGCTCATTGCCAACGATTGCTACAAG ATGGGCCAGTTCTACTACTCAGCAAAGGCATTTGATATCTTGGAGAGATTGGACCCCAACCCTGAGTACTGGGAGGGCAAAAGGGGAGCCTGTGTGGGTATCTTTCAGCTAATTTTGGCAAGCAGAGAACCCAG GGAGGCCTTGAGGGAAGTGCTGCCCTTGCTGAGGACCACTGGGAATCCTCAGGTGGAATACATCATCAGGATTCTGAAGAAATGGGCCAAGGATAACAGGGTTTCTCTGTGA
- the LOC124015878 gene encoding intraflagellar transport protein 56-like isoform X3: protein MILSRVKPAAVGGEIPVNKKTKEKKPPLVEDFLIQRDYLGAITLLEFQRNVGERGEDADLWLAYCAFHLGDYKRAMEEYKALTDKPDCRPDVWVYLACTLFFLGLYKEAEEASRKAPKCQLQNRVLFHLAHKFNDEKQLMGFHQELEDVTEDQLSLASIHYMRSHYQEAIDIYKRILLQNRDFLALNVYVALCYYKLDYYDVSQEVLAVYLQSVPDSTIALNLKACNHFRLYNGKAAETELENLIDISSSSFEFAKELIRHNLVVFRSGEGALQVLPALIDVITEARLNLVIYYLRQDDVQESYQLIKDLEPTTPQVQGSVSLNVHQRTEYILKGVVNAALGQEMGSTDHLKIAQQFFQLVGGSASECDTIPGRQCMASCFFLLRQFEDVLIYLNSVKSYFYNDDAFNFNYAQAKAAVGNYREAEEIFLLIQNDKNKSDYVYLSWLARCYIMNQKARLAWELYMKMETSAESFSLLQLIANDCYKMGQFYYSAKAFDILERLDPNPEYWEGKRGACVGIFQLILASREPREALREVLPLLRTTGNPQVEYIIRILKKWAKDNRVSL, encoded by the exons ATG ATTCTGTCCAGAGTAAAGCCAGCAGCTGTTGGTGGGGAGATCCCAGTAAATAAGAAGACAAAAGAAAAAAAGCCACCACTTGTGGAGGACTTCCTAATTCAAAGAGACTATCTGGGGGCCATTACATTGTTGGAG TTTCAGCGCAATGTTGGCGAGCGAGGGGAGGATGCAGACCTGTGGTTGGCCTACTGTGCTTTCCACCTTGGTGACTACAAGAGAGCCATGGAG GAATACAAGGCCCTGACAGACAAACCAGACTGCCGCCCAGATGTGTGGGTCTACCTGGCCTGTACTCTCTTCTTCCTTGGGCTTTACAAAGAAGCAGAGGAGGCTTCACGCAAGG CCCCTAAATGCCAGCTGCAGAATCGAGTACTGTTCCATTTGGCTCACAAG TTCAATGATGAGAAGCAGCTGATGGGTTTCCACCAGGAGTTGGAGGATGTGACAGAGGACCAGCTCAGCCTGGCCTCCATCCACTACATGCGCTCCCACTACCAGGAGGCCATCGACATCTACAAACGCATCCTGCTGCAGAACAG AGACTTCCTGGCCCTGAATGTGTATGTGGCTCTGTGCTACTACAAGCTGGACTACTACGATGTGTCCCAGGAGGTGCTGGCTGTTTACCTGCAGAGCGTCCCAGACTCCACCATCGCTCTCAACCTCAAGGCCTGCAACCACTTCAGGCTCTACAACGGAAAAGCAGCAGAG ACTGAGCTGGAAAACCTGATAGATATCTCCTCCAGCTCCTTTGAGTTTGCCAAGGAGTTAATCCGACACAACCTG GTGGTGTTTCGTAGTGGGGAGGGGGCCCTGCAAGTGCTGCCTGCACTGATTGATGTCATTACTGAGGCTCGTCTCAATCTGGTCATCTACTACCTCAGACAAG atGATGTCCAGGAGTCCTACCAGCTCATCAAAGACTTAGAACCCACCACACCACAG gttcAGGGCAGTGTTAGTCTTAATGTACATCAGCgtaca GAGTACATCTTGAAGGGGGTTGTGAATGCTGCACTCGGACAGGAGATGGGGTCG ACAGATCATCTGAAGATTGCTCAGCAGTTTTTCCAGCTGGTTGGTGGCTCAGCTAGCGAATGTG ACACTATCCCTGGCAGACAGTGCATGGCTTCTTGTTTCTTTCTGCTCAGGCAGTTTGAAGATGTGCTCATCTACCTCAATTCTGTCAAG AGTTACTTCTACAATGATGACGCATTCAACTTCAACTATGCACAGGCCAAAGCTGCTGTTGGCAACTACAGGGAGGCAGAAGAG ATCTTCCTGTTGATTCAAAATGACAAGAACAAGAGTGACTATGTGTACCTGAGCTGGCTGGCACGCTGCT ACATTATGAACCAGAAGGCCCGTCTGGCCTGGGAGCTCTACATGAAGATGGAGACCTCAGCAGAGTCCTTCAGCCTCCTGCAGCTCATTGCCAACGATTGCTACAAG ATGGGCCAGTTCTACTACTCAGCAAAGGCATTTGATATCTTGGAGAGATTGGACCCCAACCCTGAGTACTGGGAGGGCAAAAGGGGAGCCTGTGTGGGTATCTTTCAGCTAATTTTGGCAAGCAGAGAACCCAG GGAGGCCTTGAGGGAAGTGCTGCCCTTGCTGAGGACCACTGGGAATCCTCAGGTGGAATACATCATCAGGATTCTGAAGAAATGGGCCAAGGATAACAGGGTTTCTCTGTGA
- the LOC124015878 gene encoding intraflagellar transport protein 56-like isoform X1 has translation MILSRVKPAAVGGEIPVNKKTKEKKPPLVEDFLIQRDYLGAITLLEFQRNVGERGEDADLWLAYCAFHLGDYKRAMEEYKALTDKPDCRPDVWVYLACTLFFLGLYKEAEEASRKAPKCQLQNRVLFHLAHKFNDEKQLMGFHQELEDVTEDQLSLASIHYMRSHYQEAIDIYKRILLQNREKITETGEEASDCLCRDFLALNVYVALCYYKLDYYDVSQEVLAVYLQSVPDSTIALNLKACNHFRLYNGKAAETELENLIDISSSSFEFAKELIRHNLVVFRSGEGALQVLPALIDVITEARLNLVIYYLRQDDVQESYQLIKDLEPTTPQVQGSVSLNVHQRTEYILKGVVNAALGQEMGSTDHLKIAQQFFQLVGGSASECDTIPGRQCMASCFFLLRQFEDVLIYLNSVKSYFYNDDAFNFNYAQAKAAVGNYREAEEIFLLIQNDKNKSDYVYLSWLARCYIMNQKARLAWELYMKMETSAESFSLLQLIANDCYKMGQFYYSAKAFDILERLDPNPEYWEGKRGACVGIFQLILASREPREALREVLPLLRTTGNPQVEYIIRILKKWAKDNRVSL, from the exons ATG ATTCTGTCCAGAGTAAAGCCAGCAGCTGTTGGTGGGGAGATCCCAGTAAATAAGAAGACAAAAGAAAAAAAGCCACCACTTGTGGAGGACTTCCTAATTCAAAGAGACTATCTGGGGGCCATTACATTGTTGGAG TTTCAGCGCAATGTTGGCGAGCGAGGGGAGGATGCAGACCTGTGGTTGGCCTACTGTGCTTTCCACCTTGGTGACTACAAGAGAGCCATGGAG GAATACAAGGCCCTGACAGACAAACCAGACTGCCGCCCAGATGTGTGGGTCTACCTGGCCTGTACTCTCTTCTTCCTTGGGCTTTACAAAGAAGCAGAGGAGGCTTCACGCAAGG CCCCTAAATGCCAGCTGCAGAATCGAGTACTGTTCCATTTGGCTCACAAG TTCAATGATGAGAAGCAGCTGATGGGTTTCCACCAGGAGTTGGAGGATGTGACAGAGGACCAGCTCAGCCTGGCCTCCATCCACTACATGCGCTCCCACTACCAGGAGGCCATCGACATCTACAAACGCATCCTGCTGCAGAACAG agagaagataacGGAGACTGGAGAGGAGGCTAGTGACTGCTTATGCAG AGACTTCCTGGCCCTGAATGTGTATGTGGCTCTGTGCTACTACAAGCTGGACTACTACGATGTGTCCCAGGAGGTGCTGGCTGTTTACCTGCAGAGCGTCCCAGACTCCACCATCGCTCTCAACCTCAAGGCCTGCAACCACTTCAGGCTCTACAACGGAAAAGCAGCAGAG ACTGAGCTGGAAAACCTGATAGATATCTCCTCCAGCTCCTTTGAGTTTGCCAAGGAGTTAATCCGACACAACCTG GTGGTGTTTCGTAGTGGGGAGGGGGCCCTGCAAGTGCTGCCTGCACTGATTGATGTCATTACTGAGGCTCGTCTCAATCTGGTCATCTACTACCTCAGACAAG atGATGTCCAGGAGTCCTACCAGCTCATCAAAGACTTAGAACCCACCACACCACAG gttcAGGGCAGTGTTAGTCTTAATGTACATCAGCgtaca GAGTACATCTTGAAGGGGGTTGTGAATGCTGCACTCGGACAGGAGATGGGGTCG ACAGATCATCTGAAGATTGCTCAGCAGTTTTTCCAGCTGGTTGGTGGCTCAGCTAGCGAATGTG ACACTATCCCTGGCAGACAGTGCATGGCTTCTTGTTTCTTTCTGCTCAGGCAGTTTGAAGATGTGCTCATCTACCTCAATTCTGTCAAG AGTTACTTCTACAATGATGACGCATTCAACTTCAACTATGCACAGGCCAAAGCTGCTGTTGGCAACTACAGGGAGGCAGAAGAG ATCTTCCTGTTGATTCAAAATGACAAGAACAAGAGTGACTATGTGTACCTGAGCTGGCTGGCACGCTGCT ACATTATGAACCAGAAGGCCCGTCTGGCCTGGGAGCTCTACATGAAGATGGAGACCTCAGCAGAGTCCTTCAGCCTCCTGCAGCTCATTGCCAACGATTGCTACAAG ATGGGCCAGTTCTACTACTCAGCAAAGGCATTTGATATCTTGGAGAGATTGGACCCCAACCCTGAGTACTGGGAGGGCAAAAGGGGAGCCTGTGTGGGTATCTTTCAGCTAATTTTGGCAAGCAGAGAACCCAG GGAGGCCTTGAGGGAAGTGCTGCCCTTGCTGAGGACCACTGGGAATCCTCAGGTGGAATACATCATCAGGATTCTGAAGAAATGGGCCAAGGATAACAGGGTTTCTCTGTGA
- the LOC124015878 gene encoding intraflagellar transport protein 56-like isoform X2, which translates to MILSRVKPAAVGGEIPVNKKTKEKKPPLVEDFLIQRDYLGAITLLEFQRNVGERGEDADLWLAYCAFHLGDYKRAMEEYKALTDKPDCRPDVWVYLACTLFFLGLYKEAEEASRKAPKCQLQNRVLFHLAHKFNDEKQLMGFHQELEDVTEDQLSLASIHYMRSHYQEAIDIYKRILLQNREKITETGEEASDCLCRDFLALNVYVALCYYKLDYYDVSQEVLAVYLQSVPDSTIALNLKACNHFRLYNGKAAETELENLIDISSSSFEFAKELIRHNLVVFRSGEGALQVLPALIDVITEARLNLVIYYLRQDDVQESYQLIKDLEPTTPQEYILKGVVNAALGQEMGSTDHLKIAQQFFQLVGGSASECDTIPGRQCMASCFFLLRQFEDVLIYLNSVKSYFYNDDAFNFNYAQAKAAVGNYREAEEIFLLIQNDKNKSDYVYLSWLARCYIMNQKARLAWELYMKMETSAESFSLLQLIANDCYKMGQFYYSAKAFDILERLDPNPEYWEGKRGACVGIFQLILASREPREALREVLPLLRTTGNPQVEYIIRILKKWAKDNRVSL; encoded by the exons ATG ATTCTGTCCAGAGTAAAGCCAGCAGCTGTTGGTGGGGAGATCCCAGTAAATAAGAAGACAAAAGAAAAAAAGCCACCACTTGTGGAGGACTTCCTAATTCAAAGAGACTATCTGGGGGCCATTACATTGTTGGAG TTTCAGCGCAATGTTGGCGAGCGAGGGGAGGATGCAGACCTGTGGTTGGCCTACTGTGCTTTCCACCTTGGTGACTACAAGAGAGCCATGGAG GAATACAAGGCCCTGACAGACAAACCAGACTGCCGCCCAGATGTGTGGGTCTACCTGGCCTGTACTCTCTTCTTCCTTGGGCTTTACAAAGAAGCAGAGGAGGCTTCACGCAAGG CCCCTAAATGCCAGCTGCAGAATCGAGTACTGTTCCATTTGGCTCACAAG TTCAATGATGAGAAGCAGCTGATGGGTTTCCACCAGGAGTTGGAGGATGTGACAGAGGACCAGCTCAGCCTGGCCTCCATCCACTACATGCGCTCCCACTACCAGGAGGCCATCGACATCTACAAACGCATCCTGCTGCAGAACAG agagaagataacGGAGACTGGAGAGGAGGCTAGTGACTGCTTATGCAG AGACTTCCTGGCCCTGAATGTGTATGTGGCTCTGTGCTACTACAAGCTGGACTACTACGATGTGTCCCAGGAGGTGCTGGCTGTTTACCTGCAGAGCGTCCCAGACTCCACCATCGCTCTCAACCTCAAGGCCTGCAACCACTTCAGGCTCTACAACGGAAAAGCAGCAGAG ACTGAGCTGGAAAACCTGATAGATATCTCCTCCAGCTCCTTTGAGTTTGCCAAGGAGTTAATCCGACACAACCTG GTGGTGTTTCGTAGTGGGGAGGGGGCCCTGCAAGTGCTGCCTGCACTGATTGATGTCATTACTGAGGCTCGTCTCAATCTGGTCATCTACTACCTCAGACAAG atGATGTCCAGGAGTCCTACCAGCTCATCAAAGACTTAGAACCCACCACACCACAG GAGTACATCTTGAAGGGGGTTGTGAATGCTGCACTCGGACAGGAGATGGGGTCG ACAGATCATCTGAAGATTGCTCAGCAGTTTTTCCAGCTGGTTGGTGGCTCAGCTAGCGAATGTG ACACTATCCCTGGCAGACAGTGCATGGCTTCTTGTTTCTTTCTGCTCAGGCAGTTTGAAGATGTGCTCATCTACCTCAATTCTGTCAAG AGTTACTTCTACAATGATGACGCATTCAACTTCAACTATGCACAGGCCAAAGCTGCTGTTGGCAACTACAGGGAGGCAGAAGAG ATCTTCCTGTTGATTCAAAATGACAAGAACAAGAGTGACTATGTGTACCTGAGCTGGCTGGCACGCTGCT ACATTATGAACCAGAAGGCCCGTCTGGCCTGGGAGCTCTACATGAAGATGGAGACCTCAGCAGAGTCCTTCAGCCTCCTGCAGCTCATTGCCAACGATTGCTACAAG ATGGGCCAGTTCTACTACTCAGCAAAGGCATTTGATATCTTGGAGAGATTGGACCCCAACCCTGAGTACTGGGAGGGCAAAAGGGGAGCCTGTGTGGGTATCTTTCAGCTAATTTTGGCAAGCAGAGAACCCAG GGAGGCCTTGAGGGAAGTGCTGCCCTTGCTGAGGACCACTGGGAATCCTCAGGTGGAATACATCATCAGGATTCTGAAGAAATGGGCCAAGGATAACAGGGTTTCTCTGTGA